The following coding sequences lie in one Porphyromonas asaccharolytica DSM 20707 genomic window:
- the dnaJ gene encoding molecular chaperone DnaJ yields the protein MATKKDYYELLGVSRDASADEIKKAYRKQALKYHPDRNPGDKEAEEHFKEVAEAYDVLSDPDKRSRYDQFGHSGVDGASGFGGFSGGGGFTVDDIFSRFGDIFGGGFGDYFGGGTGSGRAQRPMGSDLRVTVRLTLEDINSGVDKKLRVKKLIQCDGCHGQGTTESDGKRSCSTCGGAGVVYDVRNSIFGQMRTQTTCPTCGGAGEVVTKPCAKCHGKGVVQGEEVISFHIPAGVVGGMQLTLQGKGNAAPQEGIPGDLLVVIQEEQHKDFIRNGNDLIYNLLIPIHTAIRGGQVTVPTIDGSARLKIEPGTQPGKVLRMRGKGLPSVQGYGRGDLMVNVNVFIPQHTSAEDEKLIDQLAQSEHFNPTEADRKAIDKKYREMLE from the coding sequence ATGGCAACGAAGAAAGACTACTATGAGCTGCTGGGCGTCTCACGAGACGCTTCGGCAGATGAGATAAAGAAGGCTTACCGCAAGCAAGCCCTAAAGTATCACCCCGATCGCAACCCTGGAGACAAGGAGGCGGAGGAGCACTTTAAGGAGGTTGCGGAGGCTTATGATGTGCTGAGCGATCCCGACAAGCGGAGTCGCTATGACCAGTTTGGACATAGTGGCGTAGACGGAGCTAGTGGCTTCGGAGGCTTTAGTGGAGGTGGCGGCTTTACGGTAGATGATATATTCTCCCGTTTTGGCGACATCTTCGGAGGTGGTTTTGGCGATTACTTCGGCGGCGGCACTGGCTCCGGTAGGGCACAGCGTCCTATGGGTAGCGACTTGCGCGTTACGGTGCGTCTCACGCTAGAGGATATCAATAGCGGGGTAGACAAGAAGCTACGTGTCAAGAAGTTAATCCAGTGTGATGGCTGTCATGGTCAGGGCACTACAGAGAGCGACGGCAAGCGTAGCTGCTCGACTTGTGGAGGCGCTGGTGTCGTGTATGACGTGAGGAACTCGATCTTCGGTCAGATGCGTACGCAGACCACTTGCCCCACCTGTGGAGGCGCTGGCGAGGTGGTCACGAAGCCTTGCGCTAAGTGTCACGGCAAGGGTGTCGTGCAGGGTGAGGAGGTTATCTCCTTTCACATCCCAGCAGGTGTCGTGGGCGGTATGCAGCTCACGCTGCAGGGCAAGGGTAATGCAGCTCCCCAAGAAGGTATACCAGGTGATCTACTCGTCGTGATCCAAGAGGAGCAGCACAAGGACTTCATACGCAATGGCAATGACCTGATCTACAACCTCCTCATACCCATCCACACAGCGATACGTGGTGGACAGGTGACGGTTCCAACGATCGACGGTAGTGCAAGACTCAAGATAGAGCCAGGCACGCAGCCCGGCAAGGTGCTCCGTATGCGTGGCAAGGGTCTCCCCTCAGTACAGGGTTATGGACGTGGCGACCTGATGGTCAATGTGAATGTCTTCATCCCACAGCATACCTCAGCAGAGGACGAGAAGTTGATCGACCAATTGGCACAGTCGGAGCACTTTAATCCGACGGAAGCCGATCGTAAGGCTATAGACAAGAAGTATAGGGAGATGCTTGAGTAA
- a CDS encoding nucleotide exchange factor GrpE: MKKDNKKGGNHTEPQHIDASSEDQMKQETPEQACDAAAATETDTAAPECEETQKIAELQESLDKLNDQHLRMLAEYDNYRKRTLQEKSDLIKNGGERVLKELLPIVDDFELAVKHARESKSEEDPIVEGLLLIYNKLIGYLEKQGVVMIEATGCPFDDNLHEAVAMIPAPTPEQKGQVIDCVRTGYMLHDKVLRHAHVVVGN, translated from the coding sequence ATGAAAAAGGACAATAAGAAGGGTGGCAACCATACAGAGCCACAACATATAGATGCCTCTTCAGAGGATCAGATGAAGCAAGAGACACCAGAGCAGGCATGCGATGCGGCCGCAGCTACTGAGACGGACACTGCGGCGCCTGAGTGTGAGGAGACGCAGAAGATTGCTGAGCTACAGGAGTCACTAGACAAGCTCAATGATCAGCATCTCCGTATGCTGGCTGAGTACGATAACTACCGCAAGCGTACGCTACAGGAGAAGAGCGACCTGATCAAGAATGGGGGGGAGCGTGTCCTCAAGGAGCTACTCCCGATCGTGGATGACTTCGAGCTAGCGGTCAAGCATGCCCGTGAGAGCAAGAGCGAGGAGGATCCGATCGTAGAGGGGCTACTCCTTATATATAATAAGCTGATCGGTTACCTAGAGAAGCAGGGTGTCGTGATGATTGAGGCGACGGGCTGTCCCTTTGACGATAACCTACACGAGGCTGTGGCAATGATTCCGGCACCTACTCCAGAGCAGAAGGGGCAGGTGATCGATTGCGTCCGTACAGGCTATATGCTTCACGATAAGGTGCTACGCCACGCGCATGTGGTCGTCGGCAACTAA
- a CDS encoding DUF4105 domain-containing protein translates to MNTVWTRLTLLIASLCIALSSTASAQEPLSTDSLIGATADGCHRISILLCTPSQADAYTIYGHAAMRVRSLEDLEDDYVYNYGVFDFDQPGFYTKFIKGETDGYFVQQEPWDYFLYRYHAYGQNIYELELDLSPEQEEAIRSYLAWNIKEENKYYLYNFAFDNCATRPYSIVKQTLPQGWRIELPQVAKEESLRSLIDAYADYHPWYRLGTQLALGAPADTIMTVEDRLFLPMEMDRLLQQATLVSPIGAKPLVSNRIVYETPTPAPQPVAHWWLEPVLWMSLLMVVSGVLCYLRRSRYWTLLWMTLYACAGCILGFLTFVSIHPCTDPNYNLLVFHPLLLLAWFALGRGGKAQRIARYFHSANALAVAVFLILVVCAVQTTSLPIILLAINSAILSVAYLTYSKRQTQR, encoded by the coding sequence ATGAACACTGTGTGGACTAGACTCACACTACTTATAGCATCGCTCTGTATCGCTCTGAGCAGCACAGCCTCGGCGCAGGAGCCGCTCAGTACAGACTCGCTGATTGGTGCGACTGCCGATGGATGTCATCGTATCAGTATACTACTCTGCACCCCCTCGCAGGCAGATGCCTACACGATCTATGGACACGCAGCGATGCGTGTGCGTAGCTTAGAGGATCTGGAGGACGACTATGTGTACAACTATGGGGTCTTTGACTTCGACCAACCAGGCTTCTACACGAAGTTTATCAAGGGTGAGACGGACGGCTACTTTGTCCAGCAGGAGCCGTGGGACTACTTCCTCTACCGCTACCATGCCTATGGGCAAAACATCTACGAGCTAGAGCTAGACCTTTCTCCCGAGCAGGAAGAGGCGATACGCAGCTACCTAGCGTGGAACATCAAGGAGGAGAATAAGTACTACCTCTACAACTTTGCTTTTGACAACTGTGCTACACGACCATACTCTATTGTCAAGCAAACGCTCCCTCAGGGGTGGCGCATAGAGCTGCCTCAAGTGGCAAAAGAAGAGTCGCTACGCAGTCTTATCGATGCCTATGCGGACTATCATCCGTGGTATCGTCTCGGTACACAACTAGCCTTGGGAGCGCCTGCCGACACAATTATGACGGTCGAGGATCGTCTCTTCCTACCGATGGAGATGGATCGTCTTTTACAGCAAGCGACACTCGTCTCTCCGATAGGTGCGAAGCCACTCGTGAGCAATCGGATCGTTTATGAGACACCGACACCAGCTCCACAGCCTGTGGCTCACTGGTGGCTGGAGCCTGTCCTGTGGATGTCGCTCCTAATGGTCGTCTCGGGCGTGCTGTGCTACTTGCGTCGTAGCCGCTACTGGACATTGCTCTGGATGACGCTTTACGCTTGTGCTGGCTGCATCTTGGGCTTCCTAACCTTTGTCTCGATACATCCCTGCACCGATCCTAACTACAACTTGCTGGTCTTTCATCCACTCCTCCTCTTGGCTTGGTTTGCCTTGGGTAGGGGAGGCAAAGCTCAGCGCATCGCACGGTACTTCCACTCGGCAAATGCTTTGGCAGTAGCGGTCTTCCTGATCTTGGTCGTCTGTGCCGTGCAGACCACTTCGCTGCCCATCATCTTGCTTGCCATTAACTCAGCTATCCTTTCGGTAGCCTATTTGACCTATTCTAAACGACAAACACAGCGCTGA
- a CDS encoding outer membrane beta-barrel family protein: protein MRHTRTIKRLLHLAIGLLLWSVIASAQTTGGVITGTIRNAEGVLEGASVFLVKDRETQEIVQFAVSDAAGGFTMNAPAGNYIFGVSYLGYAMHTEEISLTPDPLDLGTITLETSAEELQTVVVRGQIVGVRTQPDGFTVDVREIRERSNDALDLLKHIPKVQVKGNQLGILGKEQVLVKIGNVLQRVDASEIAGLLKGYDAGLIDRVEVITQPPLRYDPDGNTAMIILHTSSLFKEYMGGVIGTEGMYANKDSYRYGGYGSLLYNRRGLFASIAPSINFNGSDNLEDVTYEAKDYRYHTYTPSVGRYDYMGVRGTLQYAYGEKSLLGVALSWNRKKYHNIFESQETTTQPGTPERVVENSNGYLATEPRITATAYWEATFGERGGQLWSELSYFNLTNDSQTTYVGQELPQSDPFLAYSEERDLRTSGAHLSSDYAIYLDSDNRYLLETGIKGAWSSSANHRAHNDAVSPYPLIQQRNDIVWQEWSLSPYVSGTLRLSEQWWMRLGVRYLGVKSHLAQQGQSMTTIPELDRYDDAWLPMLHTSYTPSSRHQLTLTVNSSIVEPKFRDLNPFVWQVNERTFYQGNAQLRPELRYLLGVGYTFDQALSIRGRLRRGLRLMTPISTLQGERVYTQMENAQNSLFLGAEAGYYFDKLRWVSANLEAYYGRSIYTSTLPQLPPKMTGSEWGCSGYLDFTFNESRTWTGFLSGEYTGRQKTTVVTLEPQYNVGLGMSYFLLNRRLALSIAGLNLLVSNYKGVSQYDGYSVTFDNSYDDPTLYISISYKFSNGKDTSSTRSQGARDIERRF from the coding sequence ATGCGACATACACGAACGATCAAGAGACTACTACATCTAGCCATCGGACTCCTCCTGTGGAGCGTCATCGCCTCGGCGCAGACGACTGGGGGTGTCATCACGGGAACTATTAGAAATGCAGAGGGAGTGCTCGAGGGAGCCTCTGTCTTCCTTGTCAAGGATCGGGAGACGCAAGAGATCGTGCAGTTTGCTGTGAGCGATGCTGCGGGGGGCTTTACGATGAATGCGCCTGCGGGGAACTATATCTTCGGCGTGAGCTACCTCGGCTATGCGATGCACACGGAGGAGATTAGTCTCACGCCCGATCCGCTCGACCTAGGCACCATTACCCTAGAGACGAGTGCTGAGGAGCTGCAGACGGTGGTCGTGCGGGGGCAGATCGTTGGGGTGCGAACGCAGCCCGACGGCTTTACAGTCGATGTGCGCGAGATCAGGGAGCGCAGCAACGATGCCTTAGACTTGCTCAAGCATATACCGAAGGTGCAGGTGAAGGGTAACCAGCTCGGTATCCTAGGCAAGGAGCAGGTCTTGGTCAAGATAGGCAACGTCTTGCAGCGGGTCGATGCCTCGGAGATTGCCGGTCTCCTCAAGGGTTATGATGCGGGGCTGATAGACCGTGTGGAGGTCATCACGCAACCACCGCTTAGGTACGACCCCGACGGCAATACGGCTATGATCATCTTGCACACCTCCTCTCTCTTTAAGGAGTATATGGGCGGGGTGATTGGCACGGAAGGCATGTATGCCAACAAGGATAGCTATCGCTACGGAGGCTACGGCTCACTGCTTTACAATCGGCGAGGACTCTTCGCATCGATAGCTCCTTCGATCAATTTCAACGGCTCAGACAATCTAGAGGATGTCACCTACGAGGCAAAAGATTATCGCTACCATACTTACACACCCTCGGTGGGGCGCTATGACTATATGGGTGTGCGTGGCACGCTGCAGTACGCCTACGGGGAGAAAAGCCTGCTGGGCGTGGCGCTCTCGTGGAATAGGAAGAAGTACCATAACATCTTCGAGAGTCAGGAGACGACCACGCAGCCGGGTACCCCAGAGCGGGTCGTGGAGAATAGCAACGGCTACCTAGCTACCGAGCCACGCATCACAGCGACCGCTTACTGGGAGGCAACCTTCGGGGAGCGGGGCGGACAGCTCTGGAGTGAGCTATCTTACTTTAACCTAACGAATGACTCGCAGACGACTTACGTAGGTCAGGAATTGCCACAGAGCGACCCTTTCTTAGCTTATAGTGAAGAGCGGGACCTGCGTACCTCGGGGGCGCATCTGAGTAGCGACTACGCTATTTATCTAGATAGTGACAACCGCTACCTCTTAGAGACTGGTATCAAGGGGGCTTGGAGTAGCTCCGCCAACCACCGAGCGCACAACGATGCGGTGAGTCCGTACCCGCTCATACAGCAGCGCAACGACATCGTCTGGCAGGAGTGGAGTCTCTCACCTTATGTCAGCGGTACGCTTCGCCTCAGCGAACAGTGGTGGATGCGCCTAGGTGTGCGCTACCTCGGGGTCAAGTCGCACCTAGCACAGCAAGGGCAATCGATGACCACAATCCCTGAGCTAGACCGCTATGACGACGCTTGGCTCCCAATGCTACACACCAGCTACACCCCCTCGTCGAGGCATCAGCTGACGCTCACGGTCAATAGCTCCATCGTGGAGCCTAAGTTTAGAGACCTCAACCCTTTCGTCTGGCAGGTCAACGAGCGCACCTTTTATCAAGGGAATGCGCAGCTTCGTCCTGAGCTGCGCTACTTACTGGGTGTCGGCTACACCTTCGACCAAGCCCTCTCTATCCGCGGACGCTTGCGGAGAGGACTGCGGCTGATGACTCCTATATCGACTCTGCAGGGCGAGCGGGTCTACACGCAGATGGAGAATGCGCAAAACAGTCTCTTCCTAGGAGCTGAGGCTGGCTACTACTTTGACAAGCTGCGCTGGGTGAGTGCCAACCTTGAGGCGTACTATGGCCGAAGCATCTACACCTCCACACTGCCACAGCTTCCTCCTAAGATGACGGGCAGCGAGTGGGGCTGCAGCGGCTACCTGGACTTTACCTTCAACGAGAGCCGCACCTGGACTGGCTTCCTCTCGGGCGAGTACACGGGACGGCAGAAGACGACGGTCGTCACCCTAGAGCCGCAGTACAATGTAGGACTCGGCATGAGCTACTTCCTCTTGAATAGACGGCTCGCGCTCTCCATCGCTGGACTAAACCTCCTAGTCTCGAATTATAAGGGAGTGAGCCAGTACGACGGCTACAGCGTCACCTTCGACAATAGCTACGACGACCCGACGCTCTACATATCAATCTCGTACAAATTCTCCAACGGCAAGGACACCTCCTCCACCCGCAGCCAAGGTGCACGAGACATCGAGCGCCGCTTCTAG
- a CDS encoding outer membrane beta-barrel protein: protein MKLPEKAFSVTYSLIGAKQVTIPYDVTLEAYREVIMEDDDTALGEVVVLAHQVRTKPIVGGIECRILNQDLISNRTAVDLLAYVPMISKKGLDSYSVVGTDDVVFFINGRRSLMSMSALMSYLKTLSASQIKSMKVLYQPSPEYGVGERTAVIDLVIEDNNVGFQGSLRGEVIRTRRWKETLSTTLVYQAPRWQVQLYAGARNLRDYERSEGETHYLQSGVINTSEQLRDTRRHQYDLNLTGEYKIAEGHTVGASIDLYRYGGKPRTTITDRYSSVGIDSTFTGHINRDYVDSYLGSIIYYQGKLPHGMYLTAEVSGLWSDYRQTMSQRYNRSDLPSHPSYLDYQSNLPMATSGYSSKTQLSIPLSEKLYLYLGNNSSLNRARYSETYDIRVIPGSFRPADRTLHYSEMLHLPYLLAYYQLPYNISLYGGLYGQYHSTSGAYDDGARQHYSGRWYLLPYASVSWRRGALSLSYGFSMSNNYSSFASYSPFVKWTAMNAYTQGNPELRPARSMFHSLTARYRNFYAQAYYGETRDNIGSFAILTPDRVIATKSYNYGVGRSLSLSMGYGGNITSWWYANANVSGRYTRNEVTIAGLPQYGHNYRTWMADGSFNNAFTLSDRYDWTADVNFSYSSPYHYLYTTQDGMMQCNIMMSKGIGSRVMLTLWAYKSWRQSLRHGIHSWGLSESHTPDFDRWTKSWGEDMGISLSIAYYFGKSSLNQKIQAKRSDASRIISSDDK, encoded by the coding sequence ATGAAACTTCCAGAGAAGGCGTTCAGCGTCACCTATTCACTCATTGGAGCTAAGCAAGTCACTATCCCATACGATGTCACACTAGAAGCTTACCGAGAGGTGATTATGGAGGATGATGACACTGCACTCGGAGAGGTAGTCGTCTTAGCGCATCAAGTGCGTACTAAGCCGATCGTAGGTGGCATCGAGTGTCGTATTCTTAATCAAGACTTGATCAGCAATCGTACTGCCGTAGATCTTCTTGCCTATGTGCCGATGATCTCAAAGAAGGGATTGGATAGCTATTCCGTGGTGGGAACGGACGATGTCGTGTTCTTTATCAATGGTCGTCGCTCCCTCATGTCCATGTCGGCCTTAATGAGCTATCTAAAAACGCTATCAGCAAGCCAGATCAAATCGATGAAAGTCCTTTATCAGCCATCACCAGAGTATGGCGTCGGTGAACGTACGGCAGTCATCGACCTTGTCATCGAGGACAACAATGTGGGGTTCCAAGGGAGTCTGCGTGGAGAGGTGATCCGCACTAGAAGGTGGAAGGAGACGCTTAGCACGACACTCGTCTATCAGGCACCCAGATGGCAAGTGCAGCTCTACGCTGGGGCTCGTAACTTGAGAGACTATGAGCGGTCTGAGGGAGAGACTCACTACTTGCAGTCGGGAGTGATCAATACCTCCGAGCAGCTCCGAGACACCCGTCGTCATCAATATGACCTCAACTTGACGGGAGAATACAAAATTGCAGAGGGACATACGGTGGGAGCCTCAATAGATCTCTATCGCTATGGAGGCAAGCCGCGTACTACTATAACCGACCGTTATAGTTCCGTCGGCATAGACTCGACCTTCACGGGACACATCAACAGAGACTACGTGGATAGCTACCTAGGGAGCATCATCTACTACCAAGGCAAGCTCCCCCATGGTATGTACTTGACGGCAGAAGTTAGCGGTCTCTGGAGTGACTACCGCCAGACGATGAGCCAACGCTATAATAGGAGTGACCTGCCAAGTCATCCATCCTACTTGGACTACCAGTCTAACCTCCCGATGGCAACGAGTGGCTACTCCTCTAAGACGCAACTATCGATCCCGCTCTCTGAGAAACTATACCTCTATTTAGGCAACAATAGTTCGCTGAATCGGGCTCGCTACAGTGAGACCTACGACATCCGTGTGATCCCAGGCAGCTTTCGTCCAGCAGACCGCACATTGCATTACAGCGAGATGCTGCATCTCCCTTATCTCTTGGCATACTATCAGCTCCCGTATAATATCTCGCTGTATGGTGGGCTGTATGGACAGTATCATAGTACATCGGGGGCTTATGATGATGGTGCGAGGCAACACTATTCCGGGCGATGGTACCTGCTCCCCTATGCCAGTGTATCTTGGCGGCGAGGTGCATTGAGTCTCTCGTATGGCTTCTCCATGAGTAATAACTACTCCTCCTTTGCATCGTACTCTCCCTTTGTCAAGTGGACTGCAATGAATGCCTACACGCAGGGCAATCCAGAGTTGAGACCAGCTCGCTCTATGTTTCACTCCTTGACGGCTCGCTACCGCAACTTTTATGCTCAAGCTTATTACGGAGAGACGCGAGACAACATCGGTAGCTTTGCTATACTGACTCCTGATCGAGTAATTGCGACTAAGAGCTACAACTACGGTGTCGGTCGGTCGCTGAGCCTTTCTATGGGATATGGAGGTAACATCACCTCGTGGTGGTATGCCAATGCTAATGTGTCGGGACGATACACTCGTAATGAGGTGACCATAGCGGGGCTTCCTCAGTATGGGCACAACTACCGAACCTGGATGGCGGACGGCTCCTTCAACAATGCCTTCACGCTTTCAGACCGCTACGACTGGACAGCAGATGTCAACTTCAGCTACTCATCTCCTTACCACTATCTCTACACCACACAGGATGGGATGATGCAATGCAACATCATGATGAGCAAAGGCATTGGTTCCCGTGTGATGCTGACTTTATGGGCATACAAGTCTTGGAGGCAAAGCCTCAGACACGGCATCCACTCGTGGGGCTTATCAGAGAGTCACACACCGGACTTCGATCGGTGGACGAAGTCGTGGGGTGAGGATATGGGCATCTCGCTATCCATCGCATACTACTTCGGCAAGTCATCGCTCAATCAGAAGATCCAAGCGAAGCGATCTGACGCCTCACGCATTATTTCCAGCGATGATAAATAG
- a CDS encoding alkaline phosphatase family protein produces the protein MRPIRYLLLTLSCLLPLALSAQRTRPDILVQIYVKGLRTDLLDSYRAGWGGNGLNGVMKQGTVAPDIRYPYPLLDEVAQLASLSAGAMPEIHGVYQAERYDAETQRSESTFANRDYRGINSAEQLAPAVLRSELLTDVLRGSSQGDAIVYAIASRANDAIAVAGHDAEGAIWIDKHSGWWATTNFYGGLPALALKANNEQRTLGGRTTPTVWKPLSKGSKEGSFAHTFEGAWRMSDLLTSPFANDAITDLSKEFIRYAHKARRTSPTLLVMVLDLEVGTRGVAYADYSPEQQDAYARLNEQIHQITALLQELYGADHYALNIVGVPVANLAQPKAPSRRSVVTFDPAKCIALANLYLSAIYGRNDWVIAYSHQTLHLNKKEIADKKVDMQDMSNNLATFVSEMEGVIGAIPAYQLQRGLSQPAWAKPLYSHSYRSYAGDVLLALAPFAEVAGEKPGVEQQRERRVTAPFILMAPGVASQRLTEPISYDAVAPSLAYLLCVPQPMSADGTPLFTLFNQK, from the coding sequence ATGAGACCTATTCGCTATCTCCTCCTCACATTAAGTTGTCTACTGCCGCTGGCACTCTCGGCACAGCGCACGAGACCTGACATACTGGTGCAAATCTATGTCAAGGGACTACGCACCGACCTGCTGGATAGTTATCGGGCAGGGTGGGGTGGTAATGGCCTGAACGGGGTGATGAAGCAAGGGACGGTAGCACCCGACATTCGCTATCCATACCCATTACTAGACGAGGTGGCGCAGCTTGCTTCGCTCTCGGCAGGTGCTATGCCGGAGATACATGGCGTGTACCAAGCTGAGCGATATGACGCGGAGACACAGCGGTCGGAGTCTACCTTTGCCAATAGAGACTATCGGGGCATCAACAGCGCAGAGCAGCTAGCTCCCGCTGTCCTACGTAGCGAACTGCTCACAGACGTACTCAGGGGCTCTTCGCAGGGCGATGCGATTGTCTATGCCATAGCGAGCCGTGCCAACGATGCCATTGCTGTGGCGGGACACGATGCCGAGGGCGCTATATGGATCGATAAGCATAGCGGCTGGTGGGCTACGACCAACTTCTACGGCGGTTTGCCCGCCTTAGCTCTTAAAGCAAATAATGAGCAGCGCACGCTGGGCGGACGCACTACACCGACCGTCTGGAAGCCTCTCTCGAAAGGCTCGAAGGAGGGTAGCTTTGCTCACACTTTCGAGGGCGCATGGCGTATGAGCGACCTCTTGACATCGCCCTTTGCTAATGATGCCATCACGGACCTATCTAAGGAGTTCATACGCTACGCTCACAAAGCACGTCGCACGTCGCCTACGCTCCTCGTTATGGTCTTAGACCTAGAGGTAGGCACTCGTGGGGTAGCCTATGCGGACTATTCGCCAGAGCAGCAGGACGCCTACGCTCGGCTTAATGAGCAGATACATCAGATCACTGCTCTACTGCAAGAATTATATGGTGCAGACCATTATGCGCTCAATATCGTTGGAGTCCCTGTTGCGAACTTAGCTCAGCCGAAGGCTCCTTCTCGTCGCTCGGTCGTCACCTTTGACCCCGCTAAGTGTATCGCACTGGCTAATCTCTACCTCTCGGCCATCTATGGGCGCAACGACTGGGTCATCGCCTACAGCCATCAGACGCTCCATCTAAATAAGAAGGAGATAGCAGATAAGAAGGTCGATATGCAGGATATGAGCAATAATCTTGCTACTTTTGTATCCGAGATGGAAGGTGTCATCGGGGCAATCCCCGCATATCAACTACAGAGGGGACTCTCACAGCCTGCCTGGGCTAAGCCTCTGTACTCGCATAGTTATCGTAGCTATGCGGGCGATGTGCTACTGGCTCTAGCTCCCTTTGCAGAGGTGGCAGGAGAGAAGCCAGGTGTCGAGCAGCAGAGAGAGCGACGTGTCACGGCTCCCTTTATCCTGATGGCTCCTGGCGTAGCTTCGCAGAGGCTTACGGAGCCTATATCGTACGATGCGGTTGCGCCTTCGCTCGCTTATCTCCTCTGTGTCCCTCAGCCGATGAGTGCTGACGGAACGCCACTCTTTACCCTATTCAATCAGAAATAA
- a CDS encoding TetR/AcrR family transcriptional regulator, giving the protein MEGKETKKKAAIVRESFKLFLARGYDAVSFTDIERAAQVTRGAIFHHFSGKEDLFKHVADQFIDAFLEEVDYGAEYLTSPTPLKDFIDTCLALIERRMTYFLREVDVRVTSASFMSFILYLKDHHETWSEQVQEYEAKKIEAWSKAINLAKDRGEIRPDTDTTMLAETFHHLYLGLSFEGAMIDTLSIAALRKQWEYLYTLHHIN; this is encoded by the coding sequence ATGGAAGGAAAAGAGACTAAAAAGAAAGCGGCAATAGTCCGAGAGAGCTTTAAGCTCTTTCTCGCACGGGGATACGATGCTGTCAGCTTTACAGATATTGAGCGCGCTGCTCAGGTCACTCGAGGTGCTATATTTCATCATTTCAGTGGCAAGGAGGATCTGTTTAAGCATGTCGCTGACCAATTCATCGATGCATTCCTCGAGGAGGTGGATTATGGTGCGGAGTACTTGACTAGTCCGACGCCCCTCAAAGACTTTATAGACACATGCTTGGCTCTCATAGAGCGACGGATGACCTATTTCCTCAGGGAGGTCGATGTGCGTGTCACGTCTGCCAGCTTTATGAGCTTCATCTTGTACCTAAAAGATCATCACGAGACCTGGAGCGAGCAGGTCCAGGAGTACGAAGCGAAAAAGATAGAAGCTTGGAGCAAGGCGATCAACCTCGCGAAGGATCGTGGCGAGATACGTCCCGACACAGATACGACAATGCTCGCAGAGACCTTTCACCACCTCTACCTAGGGCTCTCTTTCGAAGGAGCGATGATTGACACGCTCTCTATCGCAGCACTACGCAAGCAATGGGAGTACCTATACACCCTACACCATATAAACTGA
- a CDS encoding response regulator transcription factor encodes MSLPCNENDRLSPPAETRPRVDEALYQGLHPYVESAKALARLTYKSLYIIDYNKLNFLYISSNPLFLCGESVDEVMSEGYQFYYRHVPEEDLAFLERVNRAGFEFFKEIAVSERTDYTIAYNFRIIPAESKEPLLINHQLTPLKLDSEGNIWLSLCLVSLAHTREVGEAYISAVNSGKRWRLSSKSGRWKQIEDLTLSEQEKAVISLAHQGLSVGEIAQIIHRSEDSVKGYRKALFQKLGVSNISEAIAVVTSRRLI; translated from the coding sequence ATGAGTCTCCCTTGTAACGAAAACGATCGACTGAGTCCTCCAGCAGAAACACGTCCCCGAGTAGACGAAGCTCTATATCAGGGGCTACACCCCTATGTGGAGTCTGCCAAGGCTTTGGCTCGGCTTACTTACAAGTCTCTCTATATCATTGATTACAACAAGCTGAACTTCCTCTATATCTCTAGTAACCCGCTCTTCCTCTGTGGCGAGTCTGTAGACGAAGTGATGAGCGAGGGGTATCAGTTTTACTATCGTCATGTGCCTGAGGAGGATCTAGCATTCCTCGAGCGTGTCAATCGGGCAGGCTTCGAATTCTTTAAGGAGATAGCCGTCTCGGAGCGTACTGACTACACCATCGCTTACAACTTTCGGATCATACCCGCCGAGTCTAAAGAGCCGCTCTTGATCAATCATCAGCTCACGCCACTCAAGCTAGACTCAGAGGGTAACATTTGGCTGTCGCTCTGTCTCGTCTCTCTAGCTCACACACGAGAGGTAGGGGAGGCGTATATCTCTGCGGTCAACTCAGGTAAGCGATGGAGGCTCTCCTCAAAAAGTGGTCGCTGGAAGCAGATCGAAGACCTCACACTCAGTGAACAGGAAAAAGCCGTAATCAGTCTAGCACACCAAGGCTTGTCCGTTGGAGAGATAGCACAGATCATCCACCGCTCAGAGGACTCTGTCAAGGGGTACCGCAAGGCTCTCTTTCAGAAGCTTGGTGTGAGCAATATTTCCGAGGCTATAGCTGTAGTCACCAGTCGCAGATTAATCTGA